CCGAAGCGTGCAAAGCAGTTGCCGCCTCGCCAAAGTTGAAAGCGGCGCTGGAGACGTTCGGGAGATAAGGACGCGTTATCCACCACGGATTGAGGGCGACATTTTCCTCCGCGTGAGATATAAATTGGTGCAACGGGGGGTGTGACGCATGACCACGGAAGATGCTTTCATCAACAAATACAGCCTGGTGAAGGGCGCAGCACGCCGCGCTCGCCAATTGCAATCTGGCGCGACGCCCATGATTAACGCGAAATCTACAAAAGCTTGCCGCGTGGCGCAGGATGAGATCACGCAGGGACACGTAAAATTTGTTCTAACAGAGCGGGAGGCAGAAGCTATCCAGGACCTTCCTGCTGAATAGTCCAGTACCATAAAGCCATGGCAACCGAAGCAGAGCAGCACTTGCGGGCTTACGTCGAATACTTTCGCGACTTAGGCGTGCACAATTTCTATCGCCGCGGAGAGCCTGTCCTTGCTCCAGCTCGCACTGAGCCTGCCGTTTTGACGCAGTCTAATCCAGAGAGCTACGCTGAGCCTGCTCATCCTAAAGATCGTGATGAGCGCCCGATGGCCGTGGCTAAACCCGAATTTCAGGAGCCTCCGATAGTCAAACTTGTAAGTTTCAACGACCTTGCCCCCTTGCCTGGTGAGCCTGTTCCTTCTGCGGGAAAAGCTGCAGCCCTGCTTGCTGTTAGGGAAGAGATCGGTGACTGTACACGTTGCCCGTTAGCCTATCTGGGAAGGCATAAAATTGTCTTCGGCGATGGCGACCCAAATGCGCGATTGATGTTTGTTGGCGAAGGCCCAGGTGCAGACGAAGACGCGCAGGGACTCCCATTTGTGGGGAAAGCAGGGCAATTGCTGAACAATATGATTGCAGCGATGGGCCTGAAACGTGAAGAGATCTACATCGCCAACATTGTGAAATGCCGTCCGCCGAACAACCGGGTACCTGAGCCGGCCGAGGCGAATGTCTGTACGCGGTTCTTACT
This is a stretch of genomic DNA from Edaphobacter acidisoli. It encodes these proteins:
- the rpoZ gene encoding DNA-directed RNA polymerase subunit omega — its product is MTTEDAFINKYSLVKGAARRARQLQSGATPMINAKSTKACRVAQDEITQGHVKFVLTEREAEAIQDLPAE
- a CDS encoding uracil-DNA glycosylase, with protein sequence MATEAEQHLRAYVEYFRDLGVHNFYRRGEPVLAPARTEPAVLTQSNPESYAEPAHPKDRDERPMAVAKPEFQEPPIVKLVSFNDLAPLPGEPVPSAGKAAALLAVREEIGDCTRCPLAYLGRHKIVFGDGDPNARLMFVGEGPGADEDAQGLPFVGKAGQLLNNMIAAMGLKREEIYIANIVKCRPPNNRVPEPAEANVCTRFLLRQMDIVRPEVVVALGATAALYLLGVKRSLSALRGHWHTCRGAKVAVTYHPAFLLRDPRQKAEAWKDLQMVMGEMGLKAPAKH